A portion of the Deinococcus sp. LM3 genome contains these proteins:
- a CDS encoding IS630 family transposase (programmed frameshift), with the protein MAPWHPSKYTRAQLEERRLAALNMIQAGGHTNQQIADHFGVSIHTVYTWKERLKRQGGLEATPTTGRPARLTPEGQQKISTLLQEGALAHGFPDSTWTTARVREVIGRHLDVWYHVDHVRKVLHRLGFSPQKPGKGALEQNEEAVRTWVQTTRPGVEKKIAQGATLVYLDEVGFSLKGVLRRTWAKRGKTPVVRLPASWQKLSTIGAITSNGQFLQRTQTGAVKTGDVLAFLNHLLKHVTGELVVVLDNAAIHRAKAVSAFVETQDRLSLVYLPPYSPEFNPIEKVWAYVKRNVLGNFCARTTKELRTRLRAGWQRIRYIQLPQRLMAATSI; encoded by the exons ATGGCACCGTGGCACCCCTCCAAGTACACCCGCGCCCAGCTCGAAGAACGGCGACTCGCCGCACTGAACATGATTCAGGCCGGTGGACACACCAACCAGCAGATCGCGGATCACTTCGGCGTCTCGATCCACACCGTCTACACCTGGAAAGAGCGGCTCAAACGCCAGGGTGGCCTGGAGGCCACCCCCACGACGGGTCGGCCCGCCCGCCTGACCCCGGAGGGGCAGCAGAAGATCAGCACCCTCCTGCAGGAGGGTGCCCTGGCACACGGCTTTCCCGACTCCACCTGGACCACCGCTCGTGTCCGCGAAGTCATCGGGCGGCACCTGGACGTGTGGTACCACGTCGACCACGTTCGCAAGGTGCTCCATCGCCTGGGATTCTCGCCCCAGAAACCCGGTAAAGGGGCGCTGGAACAGAACGAGGAGGCCGTACGGACCTGGGTGCAGACCACGCGTCCGGGTGTCGAA AAAAAGATCGCGCAGGGCGCCACGCTCGTCTACCTCGATGAAGTGGGCTTCAGTCTGAAGGGCGTGCTCCGACGGACATGGGCAAAACGGGGGAAGACGCCCGTGGTGCGTCTTCCGGCCAGTTGGCAGAAGCTTTCAACGATTGGGGCCATCACGTCGAACGGGCAATTTCTCCAGCGGACCCAGACAGGAGCGGTCAAGACGGGTGACGTGCTGGCGTTTCTGAACCACCTTCTGAAGCACGTGACGGGCGAACTGGTGGTGGTGTTGGACAATGCCGCGATTCACCGTGCGAAGGCCGTCTCGGCCTTCGTGGAGACGCAGGATCGGCTCTCGCTGGTGTACCTGCCACCGTATTCACCGGAGTTCAATCCGATTGAGAAGGTCTGGGCCTACGTGAAGCGGAATGTCTTGGGGAATTTCTGCGCTAGGACGACAAAGGAACTGAGGACACGACTGCGTGCGGGATGGCAGAGGATTCGGTACATCCAGTTGCCACAGCGCCTCATGGCGGCGACTTCAATTTAA
- a CDS encoding transposase — MPHFDDDTVYVIDSKPLVYCVGARHKRPRSMTTATSGRGGHGGYGRTGFFYGFKLHAVIVDHGMLVRFAIVPGREGDPPVARALLDPQEAALVLGDRGYQGCGVYAQPKKNFKKPRHWWGAMRWVRKTIETVFSRLDRSFHLMLPQLNSERSIRAHVCRKIAAHNLGLYFGGY; from the coding sequence TTGCCCCACTTCGATGACGACACCGTCTATGTCATCGACAGCAAACCGCTCGTGTACTGCGTTGGAGCCCGACACAAACGGCCAAGGAGCATGACCACCGCGACGAGTGGCCGCGGCGGACACGGTGGATACGGCAGAACCGGCTTCTTCTACGGGTTCAAGCTGCATGCCGTGATCGTCGATCACGGCATGCTCGTGCGCTTTGCTATTGTCCCTGGGAGAGAGGGAGACCCACCCGTGGCACGGGCGCTCTTGGATCCCCAGGAAGCGGCGTTGGTCCTGGGCGATCGAGGGTACCAGGGCTGTGGCGTGTATGCCCAGCCGAAGAAAAACTTCAAGAAGCCACGCCACTGGTGGGGGGCGATGCGATGGGTGAGGAAAACGATCGAGACTGTTTTTTCACGTCTGGATCGTTCTTTTCACTTGATGTTGCCACAGTTGAATTCGGAGAGATCCATTCGGGCACACGTGTGTCGCAAGATCGCCGCCCACAACTTGGGCCTCTATTTCGGAGGCTACTGA
- a CDS encoding IS630 family transposase (programmed frameshift), which yields MAPWQPSKYTRAQLEERRLAALNMIQAGGHTNQQIADHFGVSIHTVYTWKERLKRQGGLEATPTTGRPARLTPEGQQKISTLLQEGALAHGFPDATWTTARVREVIGRHLGVWYHVDHVRKVLHRLGFSPQKPGKGALEQNEEAVRTWVQTTRPGVKKKVAQGATLVYLDEVGFSLKGVLRRTWAQRGKTPVVRLPASWQKLSTLGAITSNGQFLQRTQTGAVKTGDVLAFLNHLLKHVTGELVVVLDNAAIHRAKAVSAFVETQARLSLVYLPPYSPEFNPIEKVWAYVKRNVLGNFCARTTKELRTRLRAGWQRIRYIQLPQRLMAATSI from the exons ATGGCACCGTGGCAACCCTCCAAGTACACCCGCGCCCAGCTCGAAGAACGGCGACTCGCCGCACTGAACATGATTCAGGCCGGTGGACACACCAACCAGCAGATCGCGGATCACTTCGGCGTCTCGATCCACACCGTCTACACCTGGAAAGAGCGGCTCAAACGCCAGGGTGGCCTGGAAGCCACTCCCACCACGGGTCGGCCCGCCCGCCTGACCCCGGAGGGGCAGCAGAAGATCAGCACCCTCCTGCAGGAGGGTGCCCTGGCACACGGCTTTCCCGACGCCACCTGGACCACCGCTCGTGTCCGCGAAGTCATCGGGCGGCACCTGGGCGTGTGGTACCACGTCGACCATGTCCGCAAGGTGCTCCATCGCCTGGGATTCTCGCCCCAGAAACCTGGGAAAGGGGCGCTGGAACAGAACGAGGAGGCCGTACGGACCTGGGTGCAGACCACGCGCCCGGGTGTC AAAAAAAAGGTCGCTCAGGGCGCCACGCTCGTCTACCTCGATGAAGTGGGCTTCAGTCTGAAAGGCGTGCTCCGACGGACATGGGCACAACGGGGGAAGACGCCCGTGGTGCGTCTTCCGGCCAGTTGGCAGAAGCTCTCAACGCTTGGGGCCATCACGTCGAACGGGCAATTTCTCCAGCGGACCCAGACAGGAGCGGTCAAGACGGGTGATGTGCTGGCGTTCCTGAACCACCTGCTGAAGCACGTGACGGGCGAACTGGTGGTGGTGCTGGACAATGCCGCGATTCACCGGGCGAAGGCCGTCTCGGCCTTCGTGGAGACGCAGGCTCGGCTCTCGCTGGTGTACCTGCCACCGTATTCACCGGAGTTCAATCCGATTGAGAAGGTCTGGGCCTACGTGAAGCGGAACGTCTTGGGAAATTTCTGCGCCAGGACGACAAAGGAACTGAGGACACGGCTGCGTGCGGGATGGCAGAGGATTCGGTACATCCAGTTGCCGCAGCGCCTCATGGCGGCGACTTCAATTTAA
- a CDS encoding helix-turn-helix transcriptional regulator: MIGDRVRQARSEQNLTLQALDERIEAVSGFSLSQPTLTRIEQGTRSVYDFEVVALSLALNVDARWLLGLIDAEES, translated from the coding sequence GTGATCGGTGACCGTGTCCGCCAGGCGCGCTCCGAACAGAACCTGACCCTTCAGGCGCTGGATGAACGGATCGAGGCCGTCAGCGGGTTTTCCCTGAGCCAGCCGACCCTGACCCGCATCGAACAGGGCACCCGAAGCGTGTACGACTTCGAGGTGGTGGCCCTCTCCCTTGCGTTGAACGTCGACGCCCGCTGGCTCCTGGGTCTGATCGACGCGGAAGAGAGCTGA
- a CDS encoding DUF2442 domain-containing protein encodes MNGPRITEVLPEGEHAAWVTLDDGLTRLIDLRPLSRLPTHHALRLPLLSRSPRITDDARHLYWPGGAHLDVVSITHAPTGPLPVGLLGLSPSAQRYRPLAPLLRHQGIHVHSYLDVRPEQVLREQLRLKPGDVKQFLHSHAPAAPELCLARLSDVYLALQLLLPGDLIPALLRRPWPAAIRHAAQGTTALDCLWKGRIDLIDTPLTHLLLPDAPPVSVLLSSDAEANGAATTEQQQRPPEGQRDR; translated from the coding sequence GTGAACGGCCCGCGCATCACCGAAGTTCTCCCGGAAGGCGAACATGCCGCCTGGGTCACCCTTGATGACGGTCTGACCCGCCTGATCGACCTGCGCCCCCTGTCCCGCCTGCCCACCCACCACGCACTGCGCCTGCCGTTGCTGAGCCGCTCTCCACGCATCACCGATGATGCCCGTCACCTCTACTGGCCGGGCGGCGCGCACCTCGACGTCGTCTCCATCACGCACGCCCCGACCGGCCCACTCCCGGTTGGTCTGCTGGGCCTGAGTCCCAGTGCGCAGCGTTACCGTCCCCTCGCCCCCCTCCTCCGTCACCAGGGAATCCACGTGCATTCCTACCTGGATGTGCGACCGGAACAGGTCCTCCGGGAACAGCTGCGCCTCAAACCGGGCGACGTCAAGCAATTCCTGCACAGTCACGCTCCAGCCGCGCCTGAACTGTGCCTCGCGCGCCTCAGCGATGTTTATCTCGCTCTGCAACTGCTGCTGCCCGGCGACCTCATCCCGGCCCTGCTGCGCCGCCCCTGGCCCGCCGCCATCCGGCATGCCGCGCAGGGCACCACGGCCCTGGACTGCCTGTGGAAGGGACGCATCGACCTGATCGACACCCCCCTCACGCACCTGCTTCTGCCCGACGCGCCGCCAGTCTCCGTGTTACTGTCCAGTGATGCGGAAGCCAACGGCGCTGCGACGACAGAACAACAGCAGCGGCCTCCCGAGGGGCAACGTGATCGGTGA